One part of the Cottoperca gobio chromosome 14, fCotGob3.1, whole genome shotgun sequence genome encodes these proteins:
- the sra1 gene encoding steroid receptor RNA activator 1, whose amino-acid sequence MEDMYIKPGNQERGWNDPPQFSYSLQMARGPQRNLLNKRAAPPAALGTVSPPPPSTSPRAPPPSGVAPPPLHPARPPPGCVAMPPPPLGPIRSQREADSRQSESKPEVDGVMWALNRALAACRQTVKDQVCSDMAKRLRLLEDSWRAGRLSLSVRRRMDTLTLELQSGHWDSADEIHRSLMVDHVTEVSQWIVGVKRLIAETRKLNPELLKPLQKPPVKPLQNPAGSVQDPTGAGSVQDPEQLSDPAPAGAGSVQDPAGAGSVQDPAGAGSVQDPAGAGAVQDPTGAVQDPEQLSDPAPAGAGSVQDPTGAGSVQDPAGAGSVQDPAGAGSVQDPAGAGSVQDPAGAGSVQDC is encoded by the exons ATGGAGGACATGTACATCAAACCAG GTAACCAGGAGCGGGGCTGGAACGACCCCCCTCAGTTCTCTTACAGCCTGCAGATGGCCCGCGGACCTCAGAGGAACCTCCTGAACAAGAGAGCCGCTCCACCTGCAGCTTTAG GCACAGTATCCCCACCCCCGCCCTCCACCAGTCCTCGGGCTCCACCTCCAAGTGGTGTGGCCCCACCCCCTCTACACCCAG CTCGTCCGCCTCCTGGCTGTGTGGCCatgccccctcctcctctgggACCAATCAGAAgtcagagagaggcagacagcagACAATCAGAGAGCAAGCCTGAAGTAGACGGCGTGATGTGGGCGTTGAACCGAGCGCTCGCCGCCTGTAGACAGACTGTAAAA GATCAGGTGTGTAGTGATATGGCGAAGAGGCTCCGCCTTCTGGAGGACAGCTGGAGGGCAGGTCGACTCAGCCTATCTGTGAGGAGACGCATGGACACCCTGACTCTGG AGTTACAGTCGGGTCATTGGGACTCAGCTGATGAGATCCATCGTTCTCTGATGGTCGATCATGTGACTGAAGTCAGCCAATGGATAGTTGGTGTCAAACGCCTCATCGCCGAGACCCGAAAACTGAATCCAGAACTCTTAAAACCTCTTCAGAAACCTCCAGTAAAACCACTGCAGAATCCTGCAGGATCAGTCCAGGACCCAACAGGAGCAGGATCAGTCCAGGACCCTGAACAACTATCTGATCCTGCACCTGCAGGAGCAGGATCAGTCCAGGACCCAGCAGGAGCAGGATCAGTCCAGGACCCAGCAGGAGCAGGATCAGTCCAGGAcccagcaggagcaggagcagtcCAGGACCCAACAGGAGCAGTCCAGGACCCTGAACAACTATCTGATCCTGCACCTGCAGGAGCAGGATCAGTCCAGGACCCAACAGGAGCAGGATCAGTCCAGGACCCAGCAGGAGCAGGATCAGTCCAGGACCCAGCAGGAGCAGGATCAGTCCAGGACCCTGCAGGAGCAGGATCAGTCCAGGACCCTGCAGGAGCAGGATCAGTCCAGGACTGTTAA